The nucleotide sequence atttcgctattttgaattaatgaaggtcaaaggtcaaccactttcgATGgttaatttttcaaccgatttggttaaatttggattttgtggaaaggtattgaaattctgaacccggctgcatcggtcttcatcggtaatgagtcggttaggtaccgatttttttgattttcaaatgcttttgtgatttatgaatcaatttgatctcttaTAAATACCAAAATAcatgcaaaaaaactaattcacggtgagctctatctcgtgtgttcgagcattctgcaaagctgggacgctttgccatctcttttttactcttataaattattttatggaatattttgagtgatttatgaaacggtttaaatcagttaagaaccggtaaacggtaaattatgcgtaagtatttttgaggtatagcatctaggTCACGATTTCGAGCATTCCTCAAGCCTGAAACGCTTTCTTTCGATCAATATATCTTAGCTCATAGagttcctgcaaaaaatatcctagatttggacagcCCTATAGTTTGTAATTGTCCAAAAGAATCGGATTTCTATCGAttctaaatcattaaaaaaaaaggtttcccAGAATATCCGTATTTTTCTTTGAGTAACCAGAGATACAAAGGATACAAAAGTTAAGGGTTGATATAAGTAAGTCTATGtagcaaaattaataaattacaaatattgCTCTCAATATAACTAAGTGCGAGCAATAAAAGCTACTTCTGATGAAAAATTCACATGCATTTTTGCTATGATTGCACTAAGACAccaaattggcaaaaaaaaggGGGAGAGAGATCACATAGATTTTGCACACGAGATGCATGGATGGTAAGAAGTGGAGGACAGAGAGTCTAGAATTCTGGTGTGCCTGTGGTGGAAATTGTCAGGCAAAAGTGAGCGATAGGCACAAAGTGTCTTTTCGATataaatatggggaaaatctcgGCAAATCACCCAAACCATTGAGTGACTTCAAAGTGATCAGACATGGCTTCGAAGGTAAGGGGATTATCCATTATTGCACTGCACTTGTTATcatggaatttatttatttatttatttattttgttgacACAATTTTTCAGTTGATTGTCCTTGCTGCCCTCTTGGCAACTGCCACTGCCGTTGCTGTGGCTCCTCTTGGATATCCAGCATACGGACCAGCCTATGGACATGCCTTTGCTCCAGCTGTCGCCAAAGTCGGCCTAGCCGCTCCTATTGCCAAAATCGCTGCTCCCGTGGCCGTAGCCAAAACTGTCGTTGCTGATGACTACGATCCCAATCCTCAATACAGCTACAGCTACGACATTCAGGTATGGCTTATGCTGTGAGGATTTTGTGGAGCTCTATTGACAATTCTTTGGGGtgttttctgttttttattTTGCAGGATGCTCTCACGGGTGACTCGAAGAATCAACAAGAATCAAGAAATGGGGACGTCGTTCAGGGATCCTATTCCCTTGTGGAGCCCGATGGTACCCGCCGTATTGTGGAGTACACAGCTGATCCCGTGAATGGATTCAATGCCGTCGTTCATCGTGAACCACTGGCCACCAAAGTTGTTGCTGCTGCTCCAGCCGTGGCCAAGATTGCCGCTCCCATCGGTTATGCTCATCCAGCTGTCGCCAGGGTCGGCTATCCCGGTCTCTATCACTAATTCACATTCCTCCACGCACCCAATTCAGCAGGACTGAGAAAAGCTCCCATCAACGCAAAAGTCACACGCTGATGTGAGTTTTTCTCTCGCAATCCTCTCCTCATCCGACGTTGGCTTTTGCACAATTTCTTGCACTGTTTTCGTCCCCAAAACtatgtgtatatatatatatatatattgctaTATATTGCTATTAAGAACCGATTTCACAAACTCCATCAAAGTGAACAATTAATgagcgtttttttttaacaatgttgAATTAGATTGTGAATAATTTCCTATATTTACGTCTTCCCTGCATTGATCTACATTATTATCTCTTCATTTAAACACATTTCACTCTTTTATCTTCTTCTCTTCTCCTTTTTTTCCACTCATTCTCTCtccttatttgtttttttttcatgaagaaatcaatttataaaatattgtcattcaatttgtaaaaaaaaaaatgaagaacaaaGAATGCATCAAATATGTTTATAATGatgagaaaataattaaaatttattcatatttattattatttaagacTGCAAATGTCCGCAAgagaattatacaaaaaaaaaacagcaaaataaaatgcaattgtAACAAAGACACATTAAATGTGTAAATTAATTGCTTCCAACCATCTTCAATTGAGAGAGCATAGAGAAAAGATGATTGGCAGTGGAGTGTGAAGGTGAAAAGAAAATTGTCACTGAATGCATCGTCTTCAATGCATTATACAGACCTTTTATACCTCTTTTCTTCTTTGTCAATTGGACGGAAAAACTCAGCGGAATGCAATCGCGAAAGGGAAATCACAAAACTTATAAATTAACTTTGAAGAAATAATATATTAACTCACCTTTGGCACCAAGGACCACGAGATCCATAGAGACTTCTTCTGAATTGCCTATAGAGACGATCACATCTCATTTCTTCAGCTTTCTGTCCCGTCGTCAGGGCATTTTGCCGATGAATCTCCTCAGTCTGTCGATATCTCCAaggcaaaataattttttcctacAAACAACAACCAAGCCAATAATACCATCAAAGAATCTaagttaaaattcaattaatgaaaaatgactatatatagaaaaaaattcgtAATATGTCACCCACCTGAAATTTACTACGACTTTCCATTTCAATCTCTTTGCATAATTTACCAGTTGTCTTGCAAGATTCATAGCATTCCGCCCAAAAGGTGTTCAACGGTTCACACAGAGTCACTTCAATTTCCTTTTGATACGCATCATGGAGTGGTTCTATCTGCAAATTGCCAATACAGCACCAAgaagaaaaatggaaaagaaaacaaaaccaATTCAGCAAGTCAACTCCATTTGAAAGGGTAGCGAAAGGTGAGGCAGTTTCAATCAAAAAAAGGGTGGTACAGCATCCCAGCGGTCATACCTTTGTGGAATGCTCGAGCTAGTGACTTAGATAATGCACACAAAAACCATTTCGCATTATTTTGTCTACACTGaaaaaattactacgattatcgtagAAAGATTTCATAAACCGGACGGTAAATTTTACGATTATCAATTGAAATTATTAAACAGTAAAAACAAGTTGAAATTTCCTAATTTAACtctgaacagtaaaaaatgataatcattgtaatattcaatcaggataatcattgtaaatttaatCTTCTGGCTGAAAAACGAACCTTGAAGGATAACTGTTGAAAATATCACAAAGATTATTGTgttataccctagacacacgacttaagccgagagatggcttaacgtatttattatcaaaataatgatcatgcTAAACTTCCATCAGTTACTGACTAATACGTCACTAGACTTAAGCTAAGacacggcttagttagtgggaaacagACACTGACAAaaacaaaaggatcaaattgatctaaTTTTGATCCTATTGcgaaggatggatcaaatttacatgttctattataataaatgtgcattcaaagtttgaaattagatcaaatttagtcaaataattatCTTGATCATAATTTcgttaatccgtctctcggtttaagtcataAGAGTGTCTAGGTCATTACTTCTACTACACACGATAATAATACTAATTTGTTTTACATCGGAAAATTACTAcaattagggtggagtaaccacttatcgccacttttaggaaaaagtgaaattaattgtattataacttttgatcccttattatcagataactcaaatttgacacaaagctacttagaCATATTGGCTGCTGATTcttcaaaacaattgtcctacaatttaacgtgggagtacataaaaaactgatttttattaacaatgcaaaaataaccactttgtcgccactttttaccatttttcgccagttctgtaaccacttctcgccacccacttggaaaagttcaaattcaaactcgattattttcagcaatattatgcaaagaatacattcagcatttctttttcctcattatcaccttattattactcacattaaatgatttttcttcacttttatttgagaaatcaaattattagactattgcagaaagtaaactaagtagatttgacaactgagaatctatgaagtgaagttagcgtcgcctgttgaaaagctatggcgacaggtggtgaatcaattttataatattaccactttccgccatggctcatttttacataaaaataatataaaatgaaatattaactaattaaatacaaattttatgtattcgtcgaatgtaattaaatgtacaatagacaaattattgattcaaaatcggaaattttgttcgataaaagtttcatgacacttactatatttggtaagaaatattggattcgatgcacttgcttaaaatattcctccaaaaaattctcaaacatttaaattcaaaacaaaaaatgagtgtttttcgactctatacttagcagcaataaaaattcaagtaactttgcggctcgtttatttcataaatcgtgaaaaatagcgatttcaatataagtggcgataagtggggcactggcgagaagtggtgattccaccctatcctTTAATTTTTGGGAATTCAAGTAAGGAATTTTTAACTTATTTCCACTGTATAGGTTAATAAAATAATGGGAAAATCATTTTTGGATAGTAAATTAGcagtttggtcagtaaaaaaaatgtgcttTGGTCAGTACTAAAGTAAAAATGAGTGACAAAGAAAAGGCGTTCCAAgctttgcagagtgctcgaactcgggATTTCGGTGCTATTACGGTCTTTAAACTacaggtttagtccagttcccaaaggtcttaGAATCCCAAATGTCGAACAATTTTATGGCTCTTTCAGAACCTCacaggtcatttgtccttaataatatataaataattctaaattaaattttccaaagtaCCTCGAAGAAATTATAatagttaagtcatatggctaagccttaagtctaaAGCCCGCAaacacctcaaaagtattttcgcatcatctTCCATTTACcgtttcacaaccgatttaaaaatCACTTAGAGGATCGCCTAAAAGCCTCTACACGGTAGGAgcgatttctttaaaaaatgtctttttaaagaaaatttcccctatccttgtaggcagaagcgtcagattttttttaaaaggcaatttttgacgaaaattgcttctagtgtgtagacaccataaaacAGCTTAGGATTAAAATAATTGTGTTACGGACAAAAATCGCTtagcggttcataaccgatcgaaatcggttcaggcttgtcaggaattccaagacctttccaacgaacccaataATGAAAGCATTCGGTTGAGAactgcgctctctagagccttttaaacctgCGACCCTGAAAatcgttattaagaatgattcaacggtattttcgtatgtgAATGAAAAGTCTGCCTAGGAAAATTCGaaagcatatccaaaaatgaaaaaaaaatcgcaaatgaaAAACACGATTTTGGAGGAATAGAGAACCGGTGCAAAAACAATGAAAGGTTAAATTTCGAACAACTATTATTTTTTGGTTCATTGCAAATTCATTTGAAATCAATTCGGAGGCCTTTATgcaggggaaagtgctctcccttcgaacgttcattccctcgaataatgtgaatttcttttgtttttcgtaagagatttacaaaaaattatcacggaattatcaacaattgatgataaatcAACTAatataatagaaatgtgtaagtctcttaggaaaactaaaaggaaattcacattattcgaaggcatgaaggttcgaagggagagtattttcccctataagGATAAACTTGTTTTAATCCACTGAGAAATACGTTCTTTGTAGTTTCTATATACGTTTGACATTGAAAGATCGTTGGAAGCGTTAGAAGGGATGATTTAAGGTCGTCCTCACGTGtaatatatccgaaaattaaaaaaaaagagaatatcgTACAATGCATTTAaatatcagataactcaaaaaCGTGTTTTTGAAGAGGATGGAGGGAGTTAAGAAAACGAAAGTCGGTTTATGAGGGTTTTTTGAAGACCACAAGTTAATATCTTTATCTAAGGCCTTCATTTCTGATAACGGCCATATGGAAAAAGGATTATTACATTGCTatatttacatttaaaactgCAAAAATTAGAatggatttatttaaatgaatttgcgAAATATCAACTTTATGATCGTAGCTATACATTCTATCTGgttgattaaaattatagatAATTCACATTACACATAAAATTCTCTTCTAAAGGGAAATGCGGGAGATATCGTTCATTTTAATGccctttaatattaaaaatttaggaaaatagCTTTCCTaacaaatttaaagaaatttgttaAGAGACGCGAATATTTGTAATGATTTCATTATCTATTTGGaggcaaaaaattcaaaacagaGCGCTGTACATGAAAATTCCACAAATTATCAATACATTAgggaaatattttcacaaaatataatcAGCCCCACCCTCTCCTATATTTGTATCTTTGacatatatttcaaaatttattcaacacCGAGAAGAAATAGTCGAGATAGTCATGTAATTGGTTCTCAATTGCGAGATAATTGCATTTGAGACTTGAAGAACAGTCTTGTGGGCTGCTGAACCACCATCCACAGAGCTCCACACTCTCTTTGCGTGCACAAGTCCAAAGAGGAGAGTGTGCAAAAAAAGAGGTAGACACATTacccagagaaaaaaaaagcaccTGAGATAGAATCAACATATGAGACAAGTTTCCAATCAACTCTGtcctaaattttaaaacttgCGTTTTCGATATCAAGTGTGATATAGAGTTCGAGACGGGAAAATCCTCAGGGTCTTTTGCGAAAAGTGATCAATTGGAAAATTGCCTTAAGGCACTTTCCGTAGAGGTAAGTTTTTCGTGAGaaattttagccaatttttctGCTTTACTTGGTTCTGGGTTCTTAAGCGGGTAATTTTAGCTTCATTAGGTCACCTTGAATCGCTTTTGGTTATTATTTTAACTGGAAATCCCATAATTACTTTAATTGGAAGTTGTGGTTTTAAGATGCTGATGAGGGTTAAGATCACTTTTACTAGGttaatttcaatgatttataAAGAGAGTCTTCGAATAAGTTCCCAAAAAACGACCAAGAATAATATCTGAAGAATAATTTAGATCGGATGTTCGCTAATGGTGAATTTCACGATATAATAGTGATAACAATAATATTGCAAGAGCGATCTGGTTTAAAGGAACCAGGCCTTATATAGCAAGAATTATGGCAACATAAGGGCTATTTAAAACCCGGACAGTTGCATCTTAATTCGAGAACACTACCACTTAATTTTTTCCGGACCGTAACACATCTAGCGAGCGAggcaatttcattattttttgatcaaaaataggggagactggggcaaaaagtcacaaaacggatattttatttttttatgagcTACCCGAGCgcctcagaaatttctaattgcTATGGGGTCTCTACAacgacgtttcttctcgccgtgagacatcagaaatttcttcggtttttgttactttttgccccatatcttttattattttttaccccaagtggtcctTTTTAATACatggatttctggagaaaagaatcttttttttttagaaaatgctaaaacagatagcggcttcgtattcaaaaatccaaatcatttaggaaatattcaccattgcatcgattttggaaaatatataaaaaaaattggtatctgccttaatgaaaatatttcaaaaactgctaaaaatttcaatactttttttttctaaattccttgttcgaattctaagaaacgtACGACAATGATGAAGGTCTATAGAGGCTAaaccgctatcttttttttatttttgaagatattgaattttgaaattttcaatttgtgactttttgccccagtctcccctacctgtaggggaattctacaGTATGACAATTTTAGAATTCCTTTATGTGATAAATTCGGCAAAACTTTTAGAAATCGTGACCCATATCAATAATGGAGAAGTTCAAAGATCTGCTTGATACTCAGTGacctttaatgttgtcctgttaCTGAATTTAAccataaaatttgtcatatgacattgtcatattggtAAAGAATTCTTCTACTGGTGtccaaaaaatttgaaacagttcaGGGTTAAATAGATAATAAAATAGAGGAAGGTTTCGTATTACTCAAACCTCAAGGAAACGCCATTAAATACCCGTCATAacgatcactgaatttaaattttttacattaatcCATTACAAAAACTATGAATTTAAGCAGTGTAACAATCATACAAAAGAATTTGGcactcaaaattcaaattagaaaaaattatgaagaaaaatattatcaaaatcgatgcgATGTCTAACTTTCCatgcaaaatttgtaaatggAAAGTTGAACATGCAAAATTTCATGCACAAATTTTGCTTAACTTTCTGAGAATCGAGAAAAGAACAATAcaataaaatatctaaaatcaTCCAGTTAGGGTTTAACATAATACGCGATAGTTACGAATGGGATAAAGCTTTAGTTAAAACTTTAACCTCTAAAGTCTAAGGGCTGGAAGTaacaatatgaagtgttcgaagccagagtgtgtgcgaagctttaAAGACTTCCtctgaatttgttaaaaatccTCGAATTCAAAATAACATAGACTAGAATTTCCAATATTAGAGAGAAAAAGGAAAAGCAATCGATCGTTTTAAGCATCGATCTTCCTCAGTTATTTATTGTGGGAAACCTGAACACTATTGATGTGAGCTTGAACTTGAGGGTAACTATTGTCAATACTTTGTATCCTAATCACAAAGCCTTTCACTTTCATTCACATAATGTTACATCTCTCATTAATTCGAAGCAATCTCATTAATTGCCTGTAAAGACCCTTTGTGAAGAACAAAAGTGAATTGGAAGCATCTCTGCTAGAGCTAAGCGCATAAAGCATCTATTTAAAATGCTGATCGACAGCATTTCACCCAAGAGGAAATTcacataattttacaaaaatgctGCAATGTGTGAAATTCTTTAGCACACAAATGTCAACCACTGAGAAATTGCACATAGCCATTGGGATGGTATAGGAGATTTCGAAGTAGGGAATCCACTTTCCATACCCATCATCATTTGCAGCCTCCGCGCGATGTTTGGGTCTGGCACAGAGAGAAGACAAAAAAGGTGAAACACAAGAAATTCATGATGAAGAAGCATCCGAAATGGTAGACATGCATGGGAAGTACATTGATCTTCGGCAACATCGTGACTATATGGAGAAGAGGAAAACTTTGTCCCTTCGCCAAACGAGACTTTTGCCATTTTTCCATCAGACCATTAGCAATGAAAGTTAAAGACACTGAAAGTGAATTTTTCAATGGCACAAGCgctaaaggtaaaatttaaTACGTTAGAGACAATCCATTCTCATGTTATGGAAGCttcatggatattttatttacgTTTTTGCAGTGATTATTTCATTATCACAGCTTCTGTTATCCTATAGTGAGGtgtttttaagtttaaattcaaAAGACTCTTAAAAAATACCAGTTAATAAAATTATGTTCAGCAAACTGgtcaaaatatgtattttgttcttgagaaaaataaataaaaggaaaCTGTAgacaaatttcggacagcttccAATATCGGACATTTGTTCTGTTACTCAAAATcccattaatttttagtttttttttattttctaaaggtTGCATGATACAATGCCAAAGACACAAATGACCACAGTGATAAGGCCAGATCAGCTTATGGTGGCTGAGATTTTCTCCAAGCGACCTCGGTGTGTTTGTAACTCGGAATATcttcaaattcgattgtgaattgaaacctggggtggaatgataacttatcgacactatcgaatcgatagtatagataaatctatatctgttagattaagtgaatgtcgacttattACGGTTTATTGGGCCATTCCTTGCGACATTCTGAAAACAATGAAATCGTTGATAAACATCTacattagttacaggaagtatAGATAtcgcttaaagttttcagaatcgacagtcgattgtatcgaaaaaaagttatcatgtcacccctggttCGACGACACTGttctccacaaaaaaaaacggataaaatttacttttgaTAAAAGAATCACGACAGATTCCTCTGTTTtgcttttgaataaaaatatgacagctttgcaatatcggacacttcctATGTTCTGATTCTCTAAAATTCCAgagtttttgggtttttttcattttctagatgtttttttttatacaatgccaaaacacaaagaaaaaagaTGTCTCTACGAATCAGATACTCTGGGGAAAgtcttagaaaaaaaacttgggcAAAAACTGCGAGAAACTTACTGTCCGATAATGCGCACAAAACAATGTATATaccttatacattttttttaaatgtgctaaaaattggtTTAGAGAAAACAACTATAAATTACTTTGCAAAGTTCTAAGCAACAAGcatgaaaaaaagttttaaaaaaatcaaatttgtattaaaattataacCCTTCAAACTCagagcataggggaaagtactctcccttagaacgctcatgccttcgaataatgtgaattttcttttagttttcctaagaaacttacacattcctattaaatattagttggcttatcatcaattgttggtAATTCCgcgataatttagtgtaaatctcttacgaaaaacaaaagaaatttacattattcgaaggcatgaacgttcgaagggagagcactttcccctatatgcttATATTATAGTCTATGTGCAACTTGTCCGAAATTTAGGAACTTTCCTCTATTCGACTTTGTAGGTctatattgaatattaaaaataatgataatttcactcaataaaaaaaatagattactaaaaattagaaattaattcGAAATAGgaaaaagtctcaaaatctgtattttttaaaaatgaaatggaaggtattttgaaaaagaaataataaacacTTTTTCCGGTAAGGTAGGATAATGAAACTTTGACAATTAATAGGACTAAGATAGCCTAGCAAAGGTCTTGTTAAAAAATGTCCAATTAATTCTTAGATTGTCCAATACTGCAAACCAAATAATTAGAAAGTTGCAAACTTTTAATACCGGAGCAGGACCCTGGTAATAAGGTAGAAGAAACTGGGGTAGATTTAGGCAGCCGAAGTTTCTTTCaagattattttttcaatatttttagtatCGCTTGGGTATTGactatttatttctaaatatgAAACACATTTCACATACACAGTTCTATCCGATATCTGGCACTTCGAtatcgatatccggctgacagctGCTAAACACTGACGGTTGATGAATTCAAAACGTTTTTTACGAAACATGCAGGTTGCCCACAGTGAATTAATGTGTCATTGTCATTTTATCAAAGCCTTTGATACTTAATTGtggtacaaaatgaaacataagcgcaccacaaagaaaattctgtcgtttttcgacagaaaataaattcacacagcgcaaaataaaaaaactgttgaccagattcaaaaaaatcccaaatgtcattttgtctccacgtcagccggatatccGAAAGAGCTaagtatattaatttttaatgtaaaaattttatattttcgaaagtcatgTATGAACTGGCCCACTCTTCCTTAGTTCTGTCATTATTAtacattttctaaattatttgtgTATTCTTTTCTTGCTGAAGTTTTGGGTAAAAAAATTCTTGCAATACGTCTATTTGTTGTCAGATCAGAggatcaaacggtaagagatagcgacttggggtttTCGTGAAAATTAAGATTCATATTTCAACCttgttttaatgattttttgacatGCAAATGACATCCTGCcaagcgagcaccaaatgctaacagATTTCTATtcccttactgtgttatcacacttaatATGATCAtaatgattcacattaattgtcgctggtgagagtccaaatgtgaaatttgtgtgtttgactcatttcatattcaaaatttgatctatttgttgatgaaaaggtagacttggcccgcaaaatttgatataaattgatttatagcattaatgcgaaaaattaatgcgattttctctttaatttttttaatgtgaaaaatatttatgctttaggtaaaattaaacttatttttgcagaccaagtccacttctttatcaataaatagaaaaaccccaaatattaagtgactcaaagacacaaataacatatttggacgctcacaagcggcaattaatgtgaatcacattaaaattttaatatgcaattgtgataacgccgttacaaaGCAGTGCCATattcatatatttggttagcacttgttcgagaactgctgaccggtcagcatatttttgctgatcgactcaaCGAAAGTTACATAACTTGAGACAAAACGGTTAGGGATATCAACTTCATTTCTTCGTTAGCGCCCTctataattcaaatttttaaacgtcAGTGCGTTGTGAAtctaaaaaatccattttccaatgaaagaatcacatttgCAATAAATATAAGAAGCCTATCACAGACTTTTTATGGCTTTGCCAAATGTGTTCAGTGAAGATGACGAAGAATTGCCACCAGAGAAGAGAGCCTATAAATTTCTTTCCTTCTCGCCAATTCAATTGCACCATGGGATTCCCTTCTTGTTGTGCTCGTAAAAGTGCATTGCTAAAGCTCTTGtatggatttttatcagtttggTACCTCCATCAAAGAGTCAATGCCAAGGAGGAAATCCGAAGACAAGTCTTGTTTCTCATCTTTCGTGCTCCCCCTCCTTTCACCAACACCCAGACACATGGCATGAGAATTTATTCATATATCGAACACACCGTGTAGGAAATTGTGgatggataaaaaaatttataaaagaagaT is from Phlebotomus papatasi isolate M1 chromosome 1, Ppap_2.1, whole genome shotgun sequence and encodes:
- the LOC129799222 gene encoding larval cuticle protein A1A-like isoform X1, whose product is MDGKKWRTESLEFWCACGGNCQAKVSDRHKVSFRYKYGENLGKSPKPLSDFKVIRHGFEGKGIIHYCTALVIMEFIYLFIYFVDTIFQLIVLAALLATATAVAVAPLGYPAYGPAYGHAFAPAVAKVGLAAPIAKIAAPVAVAKTVVADDYDPNPQYSYSYDIQDALTGDSKNQQESRNGDVVQGSYSLVEPDGTRRIVEYTADPVNGFNAVVHREPLATKVVAAAPAVAKIAAPIGYAHPAVARVGYPGLYH
- the LOC129799222 gene encoding larval cuticle protein A3A-like isoform X2; this translates as MASKLIVLAALLATATAVAVAPLGYPAYGPAYGHAFAPAVAKVGLAAPIAKIAAPVAVAKTVVADDYDPNPQYSYSYDIQDALTGDSKNQQESRNGDVVQGSYSLVEPDGTRRIVEYTADPVNGFNAVVHREPLATKVVAAAPAVAKIAAPIGYAHPAVARVGYPGLYH